In Mycolicibacterium phocaicum, one DNA window encodes the following:
- a CDS encoding alpha/beta hydrolase encodes MPIIPTVDGFGATVDVSGPDAATTVVMLTTKPATGALCELLHTASLRTVVIEADDRLTVNSVVGILDTLGVKWALLFADGGAGELAWQLAATRLDRFTALVAVDGSHPRAAGDSGDGCPPVEINTTVVVTSADARARAQAGQRFIYGEFRMSELTGRRSAEEFTAQVANEIVLRSSTW; translated from the coding sequence ATGCCAATCATCCCGACCGTCGACGGTTTCGGCGCCACCGTCGACGTGTCTGGCCCCGACGCCGCCACGACAGTCGTCATGCTCACGACCAAGCCGGCGACGGGCGCCCTGTGCGAATTGCTGCACACCGCATCGCTACGCACCGTGGTGATCGAGGCCGATGACCGGCTGACCGTGAATTCGGTTGTCGGCATTCTGGATACGCTCGGGGTGAAGTGGGCACTGTTGTTCGCCGACGGCGGCGCGGGAGAGCTGGCCTGGCAGCTGGCGGCCACCCGGCTGGACCGGTTCACCGCGCTGGTGGCCGTCGACGGTAGCCATCCGCGCGCCGCCGGCGACTCGGGCGACGGGTGCCCGCCGGTGGAGATCAACACCACCGTCGTCGTCACCAGCGCCGACGCCCGGGCGCGGGCGCAAGCCGGGCAACGCTTCATCTATGGCGAGTTCCGGATGTCGGAGCTGACGGGCCGGCGCAGTGCCGAGGAATTCACCGCCCAGGTCGCCAACGAGATCGTGCTGCGCAGCAGTACCTGGTGA
- a CDS encoding TAXI family TRAP transporter solute-binding subunit: MTLTRRAFLASSAATVVAACLPNGTRGTIRLAAGDRGGLYLAVCEIFAERLRVRYPGITVTVMSTAGSVDNLELLRSGQADMALAQADVVEQRLRSGPAPDAPLAVARVYENYVQLVVPDHSAIRQVNDLAGLTVSTGPAGSGVAAVTTVLFRAANLTDRLRRTEMRLNEAVAALGNHTIDALVWSGGIPTPAIAELDKTLPLRILDLTPWVAPMSELASYPYLLLRAPIGAYVPASVYTIGSADLLLCRPGLPNPLVAAAVDVLATDATQLMPPEVRGLQYLQPPSMIQTGRTPLHPGAIEQYRILHG, translated from the coding sequence ATGACCCTGACCCGGCGCGCGTTCCTCGCCTCCTCGGCCGCGACGGTCGTCGCGGCCTGCCTGCCGAACGGCACGCGCGGCACCATCCGACTGGCCGCGGGTGATCGCGGTGGTCTGTACCTGGCGGTCTGCGAAATCTTCGCCGAGCGCCTACGGGTGCGGTATCCCGGCATCACGGTCACCGTCATGTCCACCGCCGGCAGCGTCGACAATCTCGAGCTGTTGCGGTCCGGCCAGGCCGACATGGCGCTCGCGCAGGCAGACGTGGTCGAGCAGCGGTTGCGATCCGGGCCGGCGCCCGATGCGCCGCTGGCGGTCGCGCGGGTCTACGAGAACTACGTACAGCTGGTCGTCCCCGACCACTCCGCCATCCGCCAGGTGAACGACCTTGCCGGACTGACGGTTTCAACTGGACCGGCCGGCTCCGGCGTCGCGGCCGTCACCACGGTGCTCTTTCGTGCGGCGAACCTGACCGACCGGCTCCGGCGCACCGAAATGCGCCTGAACGAGGCAGTGGCCGCGTTGGGCAACCACACCATCGACGCGCTGGTCTGGTCGGGCGGTATCCCGACGCCCGCCATCGCCGAGCTCGACAAGACGTTGCCGTTGCGCATCCTGGATCTGACGCCATGGGTCGCGCCGATGTCGGAACTGGCGTCCTACCCCTACCTGCTGCTGCGCGCGCCGATCGGCGCCTACGTTCCGGCGAGCGTGTACACCATCGGCTCCGCCGATCTGTTGCTGTGCCGGCCCGGCCTGCCGAACCCCCTGGTGGCCGCCGCCGTCGATGTATTGGCCACGGACGCAACCCAACTCATGCCCCCCGAGGTTCGCGGTCTGCAGTACCTGCAACCCCCGTCGATGATCCAGACCGGCCGAACCCCGTTGCACCCCGGGGCGATCGAGCAATACCGCATCCTGCACGGCTGA
- a CDS encoding amino acid permease encodes MPEGHEALTEDELLLAKLGYSQELQRSWSGFSNFAISFSIISILSGCFTSFGLGWNNGGPAAIAWGWPIVAAFILVIGLCMSELVSAFPTSGGIYWWAAKLGGAKAGFYAGWLNLIGLVAILASVAYGCATFIDLTLGTLSADWLAGYSLTRTFVIFVAILGISALINIFSSHLLAIINNVSVWWHVFGAAAVIGILIFVPSHHASFSDVFAKTINNSGMFGGATSGAGWLLVVLPISVILTQYTITGYDASAHLSEETKSAAGAAAKGIWRSIFYSAVGGWILLLAFLFAVQDADGVSKGGGAVAAIFNQAMSSGWATAVLFISTAGQFFCAVACQTSASRMLFAFSRDRAVPGHRWWSEVNKHRVPTHSVTITAVVAAALTLPALVKVDINGTPTPVAFYAVVSIGVVGVYLCFAVPIYYRWRAGDEFETGSWNLRGHHRWMAPVALAEITITSVIAMFPTSLGGVPWDPSFEWKFVNYTPLLVGGVLLLLYIYWHVSVKNWFTGPIKQVEEPLDPLEPVGEPS; translated from the coding sequence GTGCCAGAAGGACACGAAGCACTTACCGAGGACGAGCTGCTACTGGCCAAGCTCGGATACAGCCAGGAACTGCAGCGCTCCTGGTCCGGTTTCAGCAATTTCGCCATCTCGTTCTCGATCATCTCCATTCTCTCGGGGTGCTTCACCTCGTTCGGGCTGGGCTGGAACAACGGCGGACCGGCCGCGATCGCCTGGGGCTGGCCCATCGTCGCGGCGTTCATCCTCGTCATCGGCCTCTGTATGTCCGAGCTGGTGTCAGCCTTTCCCACCTCCGGCGGAATCTATTGGTGGGCAGCCAAACTCGGCGGCGCAAAGGCCGGTTTCTACGCCGGCTGGCTCAACCTCATCGGCCTGGTGGCAATCCTCGCGTCCGTCGCCTACGGCTGCGCGACGTTCATCGACCTCACCTTGGGCACCCTCAGCGCCGACTGGCTGGCGGGATACAGCCTCACCCGGACATTCGTCATCTTCGTGGCCATCCTCGGTATCTCGGCGCTGATCAACATCTTCTCCAGCCACCTGCTGGCGATCATCAACAACGTCTCGGTGTGGTGGCACGTCTTCGGTGCGGCTGCCGTCATCGGCATCCTGATCTTCGTGCCGAGCCACCACGCGAGTTTCTCGGACGTCTTCGCCAAGACGATCAACAACAGCGGCATGTTCGGCGGCGCCACCTCGGGCGCGGGCTGGCTGTTGGTCGTGCTGCCGATCTCGGTGATCCTCACGCAGTACACGATCACCGGCTACGACGCGTCGGCCCACCTGTCGGAGGAAACCAAGAGCGCGGCGGGCGCGGCCGCCAAGGGTATCTGGCGGTCCATCTTCTACTCGGCCGTCGGCGGCTGGATTCTGTTGCTGGCCTTCCTGTTTGCGGTGCAGGACGCCGACGGCGTGTCCAAGGGCGGCGGCGCCGTGGCCGCCATCTTCAACCAGGCGATGAGTTCGGGCTGGGCGACGGCGGTGCTGTTCATCTCGACGGCCGGCCAGTTCTTCTGCGCCGTCGCCTGCCAGACCAGCGCATCCCGGATGCTGTTCGCCTTCAGCCGCGACCGCGCGGTGCCGGGCCACCGGTGGTGGTCGGAGGTCAACAAGCACCGGGTGCCGACACACAGCGTCACGATCACCGCGGTCGTGGCCGCCGCGCTGACCCTGCCGGCCCTGGTGAAGGTCGACATCAACGGCACGCCCACCCCGGTGGCGTTCTACGCCGTCGTCTCCATCGGGGTCGTCGGGGTGTACCTGTGCTTCGCGGTGCCGATCTACTACCGCTGGCGCGCCGGTGACGAATTCGAAACGGGCAGTTGGAATCTGCGCGGCCACCACCGGTGGATGGCGCCGGTCGCGCTGGCCGAGATCACGATCACCTCGGTCATCGCGATGTTCCCGACATCCCTCGGCGGGGTGCCTTGGGACCCGAGTTTCGAGTGGAAGTTCGTGAACTACACGCCGTTGCTGGTGGGTGGGGTCCTGTTGCTGCTCTACATCTACTGGCACGTGTCGGTGAAGAACTGGTTCACCGGCCCCATCAAGCAGGTCGAGGAGCCGCTCGACCCCTTGGAGCCTGTCGGCGAACCGAGCTGA
- the map gene encoding type I methionyl aminopeptidase has translation MSVRTALRPGEVSPTLPVPKSIPRPEYAWKPTVREGSEPWVQTPEVIEKMRVAGRIAAQALAEAGKAVAPGVTTDHLDRVAHEYMLDHGAYPSTLGYKGFPKSCCTSLNEIICHGIPDSTVIEDGDIVNIDVTAYKDGVHGDTNATFLAGDVSEEHRLLVERTHEATMRAIKAVKPGRQLSVVGRVIESYANRFGYNVVRDFTGHGIGETFHNGLIVLHYDKPEVETVLEPGMTFTIEPMINLGSLDYEIWDDDWTVATVDKKWTAQFEHTLVVTDDGAEILTLP, from the coding sequence ATGTCAGTTCGTACCGCGCTTCGCCCCGGCGAGGTGTCTCCGACCCTGCCGGTGCCCAAGTCGATCCCGCGTCCGGAGTACGCGTGGAAGCCGACGGTGCGCGAAGGCAGCGAGCCCTGGGTGCAGACCCCTGAGGTGATCGAGAAGATGCGCGTCGCCGGCCGCATCGCAGCGCAGGCGCTCGCCGAGGCCGGCAAGGCCGTCGCACCCGGCGTCACGACCGATCACCTGGACAGGGTGGCGCACGAGTACATGCTCGACCACGGCGCCTACCCGTCGACGCTGGGCTACAAGGGTTTTCCCAAGTCCTGCTGCACCTCGCTGAACGAGATCATCTGCCACGGCATCCCCGACTCGACGGTCATCGAGGACGGTGACATCGTCAACATCGACGTCACCGCCTACAAGGACGGCGTGCACGGCGACACCAATGCCACCTTCCTGGCGGGGGACGTGTCGGAGGAGCATCGGCTGCTGGTCGAGCGCACCCACGAAGCCACCATGCGGGCCATCAAGGCCGTCAAGCCGGGACGGCAGCTGTCGGTCGTCGGCCGGGTCATCGAGTCGTACGCAAACCGGTTCGGCTACAACGTGGTTCGCGACTTCACCGGGCACGGCATCGGCGAGACCTTCCACAACGGCCTGATCGTGCTGCACTACGACAAGCCCGAGGTCGAGACCGTCCTGGAGCCGGGCATGACCTTCACCATCGAGCCGATGATCAACCTCGGCTCGCTGGACTACGAGATCTGGGACGACGACTGGACCGTCGCGACCGTGGACAAGAAGTGGACGGCGCAGTTCGAGCACACCCTCGTGGTGACCGACGACGGCGCCGAAATCCTGACCCTGCCCTGA
- a CDS encoding cobyric acid synthase yields the protein MTGGALLVAGTTSDAGKSMVVAGLCRLLARKGVRVAPFKAQNMSNNSAVTVEGGEIGRAQAMQARAAGLAPSVRFNPILLKPGGDRTSQLVVRGVVSGTVAAGDYFTRRTQLAAVVADELASLRSEFDVVICEGAGSPAEINLRATDVANMGLARAANLPVVVVGDIDRGGLLAHLYGTVAVLEPDDQKLIAGFVVNKFRGDQALLEPGLRQLESLTGRPTYGVLPYCDDLWLDAEDSLSVTPRGQLGRPAAPRGAEALTVAAVRLPRISNSTDVEALACEPGVHVRWVDTAAELAGADVVVLPGSKATVSDLTWLRGRGLAEAVVAHAASGRAVLGVCGGFQMLCSTIHDTVESGAGRVAGLGLLDADIEFDADKTLKHWDTPLYGYEIHHGRLARCAEPDWLGVGIRRGQVYGTHWHGLLDNDAVRRTWLAEVAAGAGRSGFVVSDDVNVAALRGAQLDVMADLLAAHVDIGAVLGLVESGAPARPVIAGSLLP from the coding sequence GTGACCGGCGGGGCGCTGCTGGTCGCCGGGACGACGTCGGACGCCGGCAAGTCGATGGTGGTGGCCGGCCTGTGCCGGCTGCTGGCGCGCAAGGGCGTGCGGGTCGCGCCGTTCAAGGCGCAGAACATGTCCAACAACTCGGCCGTCACGGTCGAGGGCGGCGAGATCGGCCGGGCCCAGGCGATGCAGGCCCGTGCCGCCGGATTGGCGCCGAGCGTGCGGTTCAACCCGATCCTGCTCAAACCCGGCGGGGACCGGACGTCGCAGCTCGTGGTGCGTGGCGTCGTCTCCGGCACGGTGGCAGCGGGGGACTACTTCACCCGGCGGACCCAGCTGGCCGCCGTCGTGGCCGACGAATTGGCTTCGTTGCGAAGCGAATTCGATGTGGTGATCTGTGAGGGCGCAGGCTCGCCGGCAGAGATCAACCTGCGGGCGACCGACGTGGCCAACATGGGCCTGGCCCGCGCCGCGAACCTGCCGGTGGTCGTCGTCGGCGACATCGACCGGGGCGGGCTGCTGGCGCACCTGTACGGCACGGTGGCGGTGCTCGAGCCCGATGACCAGAAACTGATCGCGGGCTTCGTGGTCAACAAGTTCCGCGGTGACCAGGCGCTGCTGGAACCCGGCCTGCGGCAACTGGAATCGCTCACGGGCCGCCCGACCTACGGCGTGCTCCCGTACTGCGACGACCTGTGGCTCGACGCCGAGGACTCGCTGTCGGTCACGCCGCGCGGACAGCTGGGCCGGCCGGCGGCACCGCGGGGCGCGGAGGCACTGACCGTCGCCGCGGTCCGGTTGCCCCGCATCTCGAACTCCACCGACGTCGAGGCCCTGGCGTGCGAGCCGGGTGTGCACGTCCGCTGGGTCGACACCGCGGCCGAACTGGCCGGCGCCGACGTGGTGGTGCTGCCCGGCAGCAAGGCGACGGTCTCCGACCTGACTTGGCTGCGCGGCCGCGGACTCGCGGAAGCCGTTGTGGCACATGCCGCATCGGGTCGCGCGGTGCTGGGTGTCTGTGGCGGGTTCCAGATGCTGTGCTCGACGATCCACGACACCGTCGAGTCCGGCGCGGGCCGGGTGGCCGGTCTGGGTCTGCTCGATGCCGACATCGAGTTCGACGCCGACAAGACCCTGAAGCACTGGGATACCCCGTTGTACGGCTACGAGATTCACCACGGCCGCCTCGCGCGGTGCGCGGAGCCGGACTGGCTGGGGGTCGGCATCCGGCGGGGTCAGGTGTACGGCACCCACTGGCACGGGCTGCTGGACAACGACGCCGTGCGGCGGACCTGGCTCGCCGAGGTGGCGGCCGGTGCCGGCCGCAGTGGGTTCGTGGTGTCCGACGACGTTAACGTCGCGGCCCTGCGCGGCGCGCAGCTCGACGTGATGGCCGATCTGCTTGCCGCGCATGTGGACATCGGCGCGGTGCTGGGGCTCGTCGAATCCGGTGCGCCGGCCCGTCCGGTCATCGCCGGCAGCCTGCTCCCGTGA
- a CDS encoding response regulator transcription factor, translated as MRVLLVEDDQGVAAALVELLEQTGLTVTHTTRGDDALNRVKGCDLVLLDLGLPDMDGLDVLRTLRRASTAPVIIMTARDSDGAVVLGLRAGADDYLVKPVRKAVLLARIEAVMRRVQRGTGPVARPPVVAGPVTIDRDRHEVTVAGQAQALTKTEYQILATLAARQGEAVSREEVMLECWGTAVVGRSRSLDFFVGQIRSKLAGIPLHTVRGFGYRLDH; from the coding sequence ATGCGCGTGCTGCTCGTCGAGGACGATCAGGGGGTCGCCGCTGCGCTCGTCGAGCTGCTGGAACAGACCGGGCTCACCGTCACCCACACCACTCGCGGCGACGACGCACTCAATCGCGTCAAGGGCTGCGACCTCGTGTTGCTGGATTTGGGCCTGCCCGACATGGACGGGCTGGACGTGCTGCGCACGCTGCGCCGGGCGTCGACCGCACCCGTCATCATCATGACGGCACGCGACAGCGACGGCGCCGTGGTGCTGGGGCTGCGCGCCGGGGCCGACGACTACCTGGTCAAGCCCGTCCGAAAGGCGGTGCTGCTGGCCCGGATCGAGGCCGTCATGCGACGCGTGCAGCGCGGCACCGGTCCTGTCGCGCGCCCGCCCGTGGTGGCCGGGCCGGTGACCATCGATCGCGACCGGCACGAGGTCACCGTGGCCGGACAGGCGCAGGCGCTGACCAAGACCGAGTACCAGATTCTGGCGACGCTGGCCGCCCGTCAGGGCGAGGCGGTCAGCCGCGAAGAGGTGATGCTCGAATGCTGGGGCACCGCGGTGGTGGGCCGCTCGCGGTCCCTGGATTTCTTCGTGGGCCAGATCCGGTCCAAGCTGGCCGGCATACCCCTGCACACCGTGCGCGGCTTCGGCTACCGGTTGGACCACTGA
- a CDS encoding sensor histidine kinase, with protein sequence MGLRVRALLMTLLLIATAALAIPLALSLADHRTNVLHTERERQLTTLADIAAGASALDTDLVERYHRVYGEGALIVDADGRTLAGAGLSGTDPGVTTAAERAVSDAPAAPRTRILPWTRQPMLEAKGIRRNGELIGAVVLGVDPAAAAHDITVDWLWIAAGCIVLLGVAAVTAQSVTRWVLRPLVGLERAVEDMAGGIAGQPAHVSGPPELRRFTSAFNAMAQAVHASLDHQRRLIADASHQLRNPLAAVRLRADTLEDHVNDSGRPTYESMSAELDRLENLLAQLLRLARAEEASHSHRTGLAAAVHDSTDLDSVVEQRLDFWQTTADPNEQRLRFETAHPHLTVQMPRHDVEQLLDIALDNALRYSGTGTTVIVSTVPTDAGIDLTVSDNGPGLPADAVSQAANRFWRGHDDSQGTGLGLAIATEIAAAHGGLASVGRSPDGGLAVRYHLPASTS encoded by the coding sequence GTGGGTCTGCGGGTTCGTGCGCTCCTGATGACGCTGCTGCTCATCGCGACGGCGGCGTTGGCGATCCCGCTGGCCCTGAGCCTGGCCGACCACCGAACCAACGTCCTGCACACCGAACGCGAGCGGCAACTGACGACGCTGGCCGACATCGCCGCCGGCGCGAGCGCCCTCGACACCGACCTGGTCGAGCGGTACCACCGCGTGTACGGCGAAGGCGCGTTGATCGTCGACGCGGACGGCCGGACATTGGCCGGCGCCGGGTTGTCCGGCACCGATCCGGGGGTGACGACCGCCGCGGAGCGCGCGGTGTCCGATGCTCCCGCCGCGCCCCGGACCCGAATCCTGCCGTGGACGCGGCAACCGATGTTGGAGGCCAAGGGAATTCGGCGTAACGGCGAGCTGATCGGGGCGGTGGTCCTGGGCGTCGACCCGGCCGCCGCCGCACACGACATCACCGTGGACTGGCTGTGGATCGCGGCCGGATGCATCGTGTTGCTCGGGGTTGCGGCCGTCACCGCCCAGAGCGTGACCCGGTGGGTGCTGCGGCCGCTGGTCGGCCTCGAGCGCGCCGTGGAGGACATGGCCGGTGGCATCGCCGGCCAGCCGGCTCACGTGTCGGGACCGCCCGAGCTGCGGCGCTTCACGTCGGCGTTCAACGCCATGGCACAGGCGGTGCACGCCTCGCTCGACCATCAACGCCGGCTCATCGCCGATGCCTCCCACCAGTTGCGCAACCCGCTGGCGGCCGTGCGACTGCGGGCCGACACCCTGGAAGACCACGTCAACGACTCGGGACGCCCGACCTACGAATCGATGTCGGCGGAGCTGGACCGCCTGGAGAACCTGCTGGCCCAGTTGCTGCGCCTGGCGCGCGCCGAGGAGGCCAGTCACAGCCACCGCACCGGTTTGGCTGCGGCAGTTCATGATTCGACAGATCTGGACAGTGTCGTCGAACAGCGGCTGGACTTCTGGCAGACCACCGCCGACCCCAACGAGCAGCGACTGCGCTTCGAGACCGCCCACCCGCACCTCACCGTCCAGATGCCGCGCCACGATGTGGAGCAGCTCTTGGACATCGCGCTGGACAACGCGTTGCGCTACTCCGGTACGGGTACCACCGTCATCGTGTCGACGGTGCCCACCGACGCCGGTATCGATCTCACCGTCAGCGACAACGGCCCCGGCCTACCCGCGGACGCAGTCTCGCAGGCGGCCAACCGCTTCTGGCGCGGGCACGACGACAGCCAGGGCACGGGCCTCGGTCTGGCCATCGCCACCGAAATCGCCGCCGCCCACGGTGGATTGGCGTCGGTTGGCCGCTCCCCCGACGGCGGTCTCGCGGTCCGCTATCACCTACCCGCGAGCACATCATGA